In the Methanococcoides methylutens genome, one interval contains:
- a CDS encoding winged helix-turn-helix domain-containing protein has protein sequence MPPSAKLVYKVLEYGGLLTQKEIAEQSYLPPRTIRYALGRLKDENFLQERFYFKDARQSLYGLKEMTNQQAAGETASQAEFDFANVYTVPKEYEVLAT, from the coding sequence TTGCCGCCTTCTGCAAAACTTGTCTACAAGGTACTTGAATACGGTGGTCTTCTGACACAGAAAGAAATCGCCGAACAAAGTTATCTTCCCCCACGTACCATCCGATATGCATTGGGAAGACTGAAGGATGAGAATTTCCTGCAGGAAAGATTCTACTTCAAAGACGCGAGGCAAAGCCTGTATGGTCTAAAAGAAATGACCAACCAACAGGCAGCAGGCGAAACAGCTTCACAGGCTGAATTTGATTTTGCCAATGTATATACTGTACCTAAGGAGTACGAAGTATTGGCAACATAA
- a CDS encoding sulfurtransferase TusA family protein, with translation MTEGSIELDLRGEICPFTFVKTKLQLEELESGDNLTVVFDYAPAISNVPKSVKNEGHTILGIDKEENNIWKVHIKKA, from the coding sequence ATGACTGAAGGCTCGATCGAATTAGATCTTAGGGGGGAGATTTGTCCCTTTACTTTCGTAAAAACTAAATTACAATTAGAGGAGCTGGAAAGTGGTGATAATCTCACGGTCGTCTTTGATTATGCACCCGCGATTTCAAATGTTCCTAAAAGTGTCAAGAATGAGGGTCATACAATTCTTGGTATTGACAAAGAAGAAAATAACATCTGGAAAGTTCACATTAAGAAAGCCTGA
- a CDS encoding DUF169 domain-containing protein: MKYTELTKQFRQLFELPLTPVAVKFNTDDEPNIPHPMRYCEIVRKAAAFGTSYTCSADDMSCASAELALGFTEPAYGDVYPRIKTADTRTMTITPLDICEFEPDVVVVVGTASKLMRVAATLSKVKGDMVNAKFKGEFAVCGECTTIPVMENKVNLSLLCAGARMFSDYRNDEIVFGFPMEAFVELTESLKEESITKALCGCLMDDLPARLVDAILALGFTKGTDHFIGRFGDEIVRLYIPKDESGKSSSVTLHVPVKFKDADASKASEDGASCLFEEPMNYRLRDNWMDAILLIELHEPIRRAAMKPEKFNALVNNGIEVMLDRVAKFKRKTIQ, from the coding sequence ATGAAATATACGGAACTGACAAAGCAGTTCAGACAATTGTTCGAGTTACCGCTTACACCGGTTGCCGTGAAGTTCAATACCGACGATGAGCCAAATATTCCACACCCAATGCGTTATTGTGAGATCGTTAGAAAAGCAGCAGCCTTTGGTACGTCCTATACTTGTTCAGCTGATGATATGTCATGTGCAAGCGCAGAACTGGCACTTGGTTTCACAGAACCTGCTTACGGAGATGTGTATCCAAGGATAAAAACTGCAGATACCAGGACAATGACCATCACACCGCTTGACATATGTGAATTCGAACCTGATGTTGTGGTGGTTGTAGGAACCGCCAGCAAACTCATGCGTGTAGCTGCAACACTCTCCAAAGTGAAAGGAGATATGGTTAATGCCAAATTTAAAGGTGAATTCGCTGTCTGTGGAGAATGTACGACCATCCCGGTAATGGAGAACAAGGTGAACCTATCACTTTTGTGTGCCGGAGCACGTATGTTCAGTGATTACAGGAACGATGAGATCGTGTTCGGGTTCCCTATGGAGGCCTTTGTTGAGCTCACAGAATCGCTGAAGGAAGAGAGTATCACAAAAGCACTTTGTGGCTGTCTTATGGATGACCTGCCGGCACGTTTGGTGGATGCAATACTTGCACTTGGTTTCACAAAAGGCACGGATCATTTCATCGGACGTTTCGGGGATGAGATCGTAAGGCTATACATTCCAAAGGACGAAAGCGGGAAGAGCTCATCGGTTACACTGCATGTTCCAGTCAAGTTCAAAGATGCGGATGCATCAAAAGCTTCAGAGGATGGGGCATCCTGCCTGTTCGAGGAACCGATGAACTATCGTCTCAGGGACAACTGGATGGATGCAATATTGCTGATCGAACTCCACGAACCGATAAGGCGTGCAGCCATGAAACCTGAGAAGTTCAACGCACTTGTTAACAATGGAATAGAGGTAATGCTGGATCGTGTTGCTAAATTCAAGCGCAAGACGATACAGTGA